A single window of Desulfatiglans sp. DNA harbors:
- the bioF gene encoding 8-amino-7-oxononanoate synthase codes for MQWEDLQRSKGIKLNKYSFISSALEERKERHLFRSLKSVLPLAGGEVEVNGRRMVNFCSNDYLGLSTHPLLKQRMIEYTERYGAGSAASRLVCGNLRFFDELEARLARLTGHESAIVFNSGFQANVSLLPAITDSSTLILSDALNHNSIIQGCKLSRCYVTPFNHNDLNHLEDILKKGVGLHTRRLIVTESIFSMDGDMADIDALILLSERYDALLLVDEAHATGVMGKNGMGISSNKDVDMVMGTFSKAVGSFGAYVSSNSMMRDYIINFCNGFIYTTALPPGVIGAIDAAIELIPQMDKEREGLMENSARLRKGLAEQGYDTGKSATHIIPVIIGDEEEALRLSAWLLENSVLATTFRPPTVPRGQSRIRIAITSAHNEGHVDLLLALFKRWREIN; via the coding sequence ATGCAATGGGAAGACTTGCAGAGGAGTAAAGGTATAAAGTTGAATAAATACAGTTTCATATCCTCCGCACTTGAAGAGCGGAAAGAGAGGCACCTGTTCCGCAGCCTTAAGAGTGTGCTACCCCTGGCTGGCGGAGAGGTAGAGGTAAACGGGCGCCGAATGGTCAACTTCTGCTCAAATGACTACCTTGGCCTTTCAACTCACCCCCTGCTAAAACAGCGCATGATAGAATACACAGAAAGATATGGTGCAGGCTCTGCCGCCTCAAGGCTTGTATGCGGGAACCTTCGCTTTTTTGACGAGCTTGAGGCAAGGCTTGCAAGACTCACAGGCCATGAAAGCGCCATTGTATTCAACTCCGGGTTTCAGGCAAATGTATCCCTGTTGCCTGCCATTACCGATTCCAGCACCCTTATTCTTTCGGACGCTCTTAACCATAACAGCATTATACAGGGGTGCAAACTCTCCCGCTGCTATGTGACGCCATTTAACCATAATGACCTTAACCACCTTGAGGATATCCTTAAAAAAGGTGTTGGCCTTCACACAAGGAGGCTCATTGTTACTGAGTCCATCTTCAGCATGGATGGTGACATGGCTGATATTGATGCGCTTATTTTATTATCGGAAAGATATGATGCACTGCTCCTGGTTGATGAGGCGCATGCAACAGGTGTTATGGGTAAAAATGGAATGGGTATAAGCAGCAACAAAGATGTTGATATGGTAATGGGGACATTCTCAAAGGCTGTAGGCTCATTCGGGGCATATGTATCGTCTAACAGTATGATGAGGGATTATATAATCAACTTCTGCAACGGATTTATATACACGACAGCGCTTCCGCCAGGGGTAATAGGCGCAATAGATGCAGCCATTGAACTCATCCCGCAGATGGACAAAGAGCGGGAAGGGCTTATGGAAAATTCTGCCAGGCTCAGAAAAGGGCTGGCAGAACAGGGATATGATACTGGAAAATCCGCAACACATATAATCCCTGTTATTATCGGGGATGAAGAGGAGGCATTAAGGCTCTCTGCATGGCTTTTAGAAAACAGTGTGCTTGCAACCACCTTCAGGCCTCCAACTGTGCCCAGGGGGCAGTCAAGGATACGCATTGCCATAACATCTGCCCATAATGAGGGGCATGTTGATCTGCTCCTTGCACTTTTCAAAAGGTGGCGGGAGATTAATTGA
- a CDS encoding DUF3365 domain-containing protein, with translation MGIKERKNHESGFNLINKNCILLCSIWTILIATFYAFAIQNQKRLTIKFAEIEALADYNKDLAYRRWSSMHGGTYAPVTERTRPNPYLEDIIERDIVTPSGKALTLINPAYMTRQVHELAEEQYGIKGHITSLNPIRPENGPLPFEVKALEAFEKGESEYLSVDDTGQGKYLRFMRPMITENSCLKCHGKQGYKEGDIRGGISVSIPLSRYKPIEKTTIKAITIVYTTVCILGLAALNIIFFTRGKHQQIQKIAEGKLRFQAKLLDAVEQSIVATDLNGKIVYCNPYSEKIYGWKRSEVIGHEMMRLMIPDAYMDEGLKDHVRVLEGESWSREVFVKNQSGKIFPALVSASPVYNEKGEITGGIAISIDLTEKKKLEAQLQQTQKMEGIGILAGGIAHDFNNILAPIILHSQIAMDDIAPDNPLQASMKEIYRAAIRARELVRQILTFARKGQDSRIVLRASLAVKEAVKFLRSTIPATIEINFEMNTNNDAILANPTHINQIVMNLCANAAYAMKENGGIITVTLDNGDEKDGDRPGCDLPPGQYLRLSVIDTGPGIPPDIIDRIFEPYFTTKGPGEGTGLGLAIIHGIVKSYEGGIAVETSPDAGTTFFIYLPLANEKAVMVEDNKTEVKKGKERVLFVDDEEAAITAMKKILARLGYTATTSNSSRDALKIFKDNPAGFDLIITDMTMPGITGLQLVKEVRAIRLDIPVILCTGYSDQIDDEKAQMAGVNEFMIKPVSMFDIASAIRRVLEKDKLQVDI, from the coding sequence ATGGGTATAAAAGAGCGTAAAAACCATGAGAGCGGATTTAATCTTATTAATAAAAATTGTATCCTCCTCTGCTCCATATGGACAATCCTGATAGCCACCTTCTATGCTTTTGCTATCCAGAATCAAAAAAGACTTACAATAAAATTTGCGGAGATAGAGGCTCTGGCAGATTATAATAAAGACCTTGCCTATCGCAGATGGTCTTCCATGCATGGAGGCACCTATGCTCCGGTCACCGAGAGAACAAGGCCAAACCCCTATCTTGAAGATATCATCGAACGGGATATCGTTACCCCATCTGGTAAAGCGCTTACCCTTATCAACCCAGCATATATGACAAGGCAGGTTCATGAGCTTGCAGAAGAGCAATATGGGATAAAGGGGCATATCACAAGCCTTAATCCTATCAGACCGGAGAATGGGCCGCTACCCTTTGAGGTTAAGGCGCTTGAGGCCTTTGAAAAAGGAGAGAGCGAATACTTAAGCGTTGATGACACAGGACAGGGAAAATATTTAAGGTTCATGCGGCCAATGATCACTGAAAATTCCTGTCTAAAATGTCATGGGAAGCAGGGGTATAAAGAGGGAGATATAAGGGGAGGCATAAGCGTATCAATACCTCTTTCACGTTATAAGCCCATTGAGAAAACCACAATTAAAGCCATAACCATTGTTTATACAACCGTATGCATTTTAGGGCTTGCCGCATTAAACATAATCTTTTTTACACGCGGTAAACATCAGCAAATACAAAAAATCGCTGAAGGCAAGCTCAGGTTCCAGGCAAAACTTCTGGATGCAGTGGAACAGTCTATTGTCGCCACTGACCTGAACGGGAAGATAGTTTACTGTAACCCATATTCGGAAAAGATCTACGGATGGAAAAGGTCTGAGGTGATTGGCCATGAGATGATGAGGCTTATGATACCTGACGCCTACATGGATGAGGGATTGAAGGATCATGTCAGAGTCCTTGAGGGGGAGAGCTGGTCACGGGAGGTTTTTGTGAAGAATCAGTCCGGAAAAATATTCCCTGCCCTTGTGAGCGCTTCACCAGTCTACAATGAAAAGGGAGAGATAACCGGGGGCATTGCCATATCGATAGACCTTACTGAAAAGAAAAAGCTTGAGGCGCAGCTTCAGCAGACCCAGAAGATGGAGGGGATAGGTATACTTGCAGGAGGCATTGCACATGATTTCAATAATATCCTTGCGCCGATTATACTCCATTCACAGATCGCAATGGATGATATTGCCCCTGACAACCCGCTTCAGGCAAGTATGAAAGAGATCTACAGGGCTGCAATAAGGGCGCGTGAACTTGTAAGGCAGATACTCACATTTGCGAGAAAGGGGCAGGACAGCAGGATTGTGTTAAGGGCATCTCTTGCAGTCAAGGAGGCGGTGAAATTTTTAAGGTCAACTATCCCTGCAACAATAGAGATAAATTTTGAAATGAATACCAATAATGATGCCATACTGGCAAACCCTACCCATATAAATCAGATTGTAATGAACCTGTGTGCAAATGCTGCCTATGCCATGAAGGAAAATGGGGGTATCATAACTGTTACCCTGGATAATGGTGATGAAAAAGATGGGGACAGGCCCGGTTGTGACCTGCCTCCCGGGCAATATCTAAGGTTATCTGTAATAGATACTGGCCCCGGTATCCCTCCTGATATTATTGACAGGATATTTGAACCATATTTTACCACAAAAGGTCCCGGAGAGGGCACAGGCCTTGGTCTTGCTATAATCCACGGTATTGTAAAAAGTTATGAAGGTGGGATCGCTGTGGAAACCTCCCCTGATGCAGGAACGACTTTTTTCATATATCTTCCCCTTGCAAATGAAAAAGCAGTTATGGTGGAAGATAATAAAACAGAGGTTAAAAAGGGAAAGGAAAGGGTGCTTTTTGTTGATGATGAGGAGGCTGCTATTACAGCAATGAAGAAGATACTGGCAAGGCTGGGCTATACAGCAACCACATCTAACAGCAGCAGGGATGCACTTAAAATCTTTAAAGATAACCCTGCAGGATTTGATCTCATTATCACAGACATGACCATGCCCGGAATAACCGGGTTGCAGCTTGTAAAGGAGGTAAGGGCCATAAGGTTGGATATACCTGTAATCCTCTGCACAGGCTATAGTGACCAGATTGACGATGAAAAGGCCCAGATGGCAGGGGTAAATGAATTTATGATCAAGCCTGTCAGCATGTTTGACATAGCCAGCGCAATCCGCAGGGTGTTGGAGAAGGATAAATTACAGGTTGATATCTGA
- a CDS encoding Na/Pi cotransporter family protein, whose translation MTLLMVFLFSPLSSAINNNSSGIHWGMLLIGLLGGLALFLYGMAKMSEGMKKTAGNRMRDIIHAITKNRFMALLIGAFVTMVVQSSSATTVMLVSFVQAGLMTFTQSLGVILGADIGTTVTTQLIAFNFDDYALLIIAIGFGMQLVSGKEKIKNIGEIILGFGILFYGMKLMSDTMAPLRDYPLFIETMGRLKAPLMGLLAGTIFTGLIQSSAATAGVVIVLAQQGLITLETGIPIILGANIGTCVTAGLASINSSREAKRVAFGHVCFKVLGVLMFIFWVPVFADLVRNISGRFESDVARQIANAHTLFNVSLGLFFLPFIKFFSKIMIKILPEGEKEAEIELKPKYLDDKNIASPALAIELARRELSYMAQILSRMLNTVFIPFISNRKESGNITSLSDEEREMLINEIPRTDEKYPHLTLFEALDVREEHIDFLNDRVQEFLINISRRESTAAQANELYGLISISSDMESIADLIHRNLLKLIHKKNALERDFSKEGKEELMIYHGKVCRQIDRLAEALAERNIEKAIAIMGRERKYLDLEAQYRIKHLERVRHEKLDSVLTHEVHMELMDILKQIVVYTSNIAKTFLTKCYPDQVKEKV comes from the coding sequence ATGACATTGCTAATGGTATTTTTATTTTCCCCCCTCTCCTCCGCCATAAATAATAATTCTTCAGGTATACACTGGGGTATGCTTCTTATTGGTCTTTTGGGTGGCCTTGCCCTTTTCCTTTACGGCATGGCCAAAATGAGTGAGGGGATGAAAAAGACCGCGGGAAACCGGATGCGGGATATAATCCATGCCATTACAAAAAACAGGTTTATGGCCCTCTTAATCGGCGCATTCGTAACTATGGTGGTGCAATCAAGCAGCGCTACAACAGTTATGCTCGTTAGTTTTGTACAGGCCGGGCTCATGACCTTTACCCAGTCGCTGGGTGTGATACTCGGAGCAGATATAGGCACAACCGTAACAACCCAGCTTATAGCCTTTAATTTTGATGACTATGCCCTGCTTATTATAGCCATAGGGTTCGGGATGCAGCTTGTTTCAGGAAAGGAAAAGATAAAAAATATAGGTGAGATAATCCTGGGTTTCGGTATACTCTTTTATGGCATGAAGCTCATGAGCGATACCATGGCCCCACTGCGTGATTATCCCCTGTTTATAGAGACCATGGGACGCTTAAAGGCCCCTCTTATGGGGCTTCTTGCGGGGACAATATTCACAGGCTTGATACAGAGCAGCGCCGCTACCGCGGGTGTTGTAATTGTCCTGGCCCAGCAGGGGCTTATAACCCTTGAAACAGGCATCCCAATTATTCTGGGTGCTAATATCGGTACATGCGTTACTGCCGGGCTTGCCTCAATTAACTCCTCACGTGAGGCAAAACGGGTTGCATTTGGCCATGTGTGCTTCAAGGTTTTAGGGGTTTTGATGTTTATCTTCTGGGTGCCGGTGTTTGCCGATCTTGTAAGGAATATATCCGGAAGGTTTGAGAGCGATGTTGCACGTCAGATCGCAAACGCCCATACCCTGTTCAATGTGAGCCTGGGTCTTTTCTTTCTGCCCTTTATTAAATTCTTTTCAAAGATCATGATAAAAATCCTGCCTGAAGGCGAAAAGGAGGCGGAGATTGAGCTCAAGCCCAAATACCTTGATGATAAGAATATAGCTTCCCCAGCGCTCGCCATAGAACTTGCGAGAAGAGAGCTTTCCTACATGGCCCAGATATTGAGCCGGATGCTTAACACGGTTTTTATTCCCTTTATATCGAATAGAAAAGAGTCTGGCAATATTACCTCCCTTTCTGATGAAGAAAGGGAAATGCTGATTAATGAGATCCCCCGCACAGATGAGAAATATCCCCATTTGACACTTTTTGAGGCGCTTGATGTGCGTGAAGAGCATATAGATTTCCTGAATGACAGGGTACAGGAGTTTCTTATAAATATAAGCAGGCGTGAATCAACTGCCGCACAGGCAAATGAGCTATACGGGCTTATCTCTATCTCAAGCGATATGGAGAGCATTGCAGATCTCATCCACAGGAACCTGCTTAAACTGATCCATAAGAAAAATGCGCTTGAAAGGGATTTTTCAAAAGAGGGCAAAGAAGAGCTGATGATATACCACGGAAAGGTGTGTCGGCAGATTGATAGACTTGCTGAGGCTCTGGCAGAAAGGAATATCGAAAAGGCGATTGCCATTATGGGCAGGGAGAGAAAATACCTTGACCTTGAGGCCCAGTACAGGATAAAGCATCTGGAAAGGGTGCGTCATGAAAAGCTTGACTCTGTTTTGACACATGAAGTCCACATGGAACTTATGGATATCCTGAAGCAGATCGTTGTTTATACAAGCAATATCGCCAAGACATTCCTGACAAAATGCTACCCTGATCAGGTAAAGGAAAAGGTATAA
- the bioA gene encoding adenosylmethionine--8-amino-7-oxononanoate transaminase, translating into MKNNSIEQLLSFDKEHVWHPYASMISPLPVHPVASARGARLTLMDGTELIDGISSWWSVIHGYNHPVLNRAIQNQVNNMAHVMFGGLTHKPAVELASLLVEITPEGLEKVFFCDSGSVAVEIAIKMAIQYWYADGKPDKNRLLTVKSGYHGDTFMAMSVCAPEGLHQMFENVIHKQFFADAPATGYNEEWDENEIKGMEQILHDHHQEISAIILEPVLQGAGGMRFYSPQYVKRVRELSSKYNVLFIADEIATGFGRTGSLFACEKAGISPDIMCVGKAITGGYMSLAATIATKEVAETISSVKDGAFMHGPTFMANPLACAVAVAGIKLLLSMPWKRRVAEIEARLKKGLMAYVNAPKVADVRALGAIGVIEMKEAVDLKSIQEKIIKLGVWLRPFGKVIYTMPPYIIQDHELDIIIDAMGRLAEE; encoded by the coding sequence ATGAAAAATAATTCTATTGAGCAGTTGCTTTCCTTTGATAAAGAGCATGTCTGGCACCCATATGCCTCCATGATATCGCCCCTGCCTGTACACCCGGTTGCCTCGGCCCGCGGTGCAAGGCTCACGCTTATGGATGGAACCGAGCTGATTGACGGCATCTCATCATGGTGGTCGGTAATCCATGGTTATAATCACCCTGTGCTTAACAGGGCTATCCAGAACCAGGTTAACAATATGGCCCACGTGATGTTTGGCGGGCTTACACATAAACCTGCTGTTGAGCTTGCCTCCCTGCTTGTCGAAATAACCCCGGAGGGGCTTGAAAAGGTCTTTTTCTGTGATTCCGGCTCTGTTGCCGTGGAGATCGCAATAAAGATGGCTATCCAGTACTGGTACGCTGATGGCAAACCTGACAAAAACAGGCTGCTAACTGTAAAATCCGGTTATCATGGCGATACCTTTATGGCCATGTCTGTGTGTGCCCCTGAGGGTCTGCACCAGATGTTCGAAAATGTAATCCATAAGCAGTTTTTTGCGGATGCCCCGGCTACAGGGTATAACGAGGAATGGGATGAAAATGAGATAAAGGGCATGGAACAAATCCTGCATGATCACCATCAGGAGATCTCCGCCATTATCCTTGAACCTGTTTTGCAGGGTGCCGGAGGCATGCGGTTTTACTCTCCTCAATATGTAAAAAGGGTGCGGGAGCTTTCCAGTAAATACAATGTGCTTTTTATAGCAGATGAAATAGCCACAGGCTTTGGCCGCACAGGGAGCCTTTTTGCCTGTGAAAAGGCGGGTATCAGCCCTGATATCATGTGCGTTGGGAAGGCTATTACTGGGGGCTACATGAGCCTAGCCGCCACCATTGCAACAAAAGAGGTGGCAGAGACCATATCATCGGTCAAAGATGGGGCATTTATGCACGGGCCCACATTTATGGCAAACCCCCTTGCCTGCGCTGTTGCTGTTGCAGGTATAAAGCTCCTTTTATCCATGCCCTGGAAAAGGCGGGTAGCAGAGATAGAGGCACGGTTAAAAAAGGGGTTAATGGCTTATGTGAATGCACCAAAAGTGGCTGATGTCAGGGCACTGGGGGCAATCGGTGTTATAGAGATGAAAGAGGCTGTTGATCTTAAATCTATCCAGGAAAAGATTATAAAGTTGGGCGTATGGCTCAGGCCATTTGGCAAGGTTATCTACACCATGCCACCATACATAATCCAGGATCATGAGCTTGATATAATTATTGATGCAATGGGAAGACTTGCAGAGGAGTAA
- the bioD gene encoding dethiobiotin synthase produces MTESNIKLPERIFITGTDTGIGKTLVSAILMLGLNARYWKPVQSGLTNITDTEWVKRHTAIDVSRFFPETYRLKAPLSPHESAALESMHIDLEEFIIPEIHKGETLIIEGAGGIMVPLNEKELMIDLMKRCNAPVILVARSGLGTINHALLSINHLKHENIKVLGVVMNGPLNKGNRDAIEHFGGVKVIAEIEPMEQITQESLKQGFRKYFGKRT; encoded by the coding sequence ATGACAGAATCAAATATAAAATTACCAGAGAGGATATTTATTACAGGCACAGACACAGGCATTGGAAAGACTCTTGTCTCTGCAATACTCATGCTGGGCCTTAATGCAAGGTACTGGAAGCCTGTCCAGAGCGGGTTAACCAATATCACCGATACAGAGTGGGTAAAAAGGCACACAGCTATTGATGTATCCAGGTTTTTCCCGGAGACATACAGGCTTAAGGCGCCTCTTTCGCCCCATGAATCAGCAGCACTGGAGAGTATGCATATTGATCTTGAAGAGTTTATCATCCCGGAAATTCATAAAGGAGAAACACTTATAATTGAGGGGGCAGGCGGTATCATGGTGCCGCTCAATGAAAAAGAGCTTATGATAGACCTTATGAAAAGGTGCAACGCCCCTGTTATACTGGTGGCAAGGAGCGGCCTTGGCACAATCAACCATGCATTATTATCTATCAATCATCTGAAACATGAGAATATCAAGGTACTCGGTGTTGTAATGAATGGCCCCCTGAATAAAGGCAACCGTGATGCAATAGAACATTTCGGGGGCGTTAAGGTGATAGCAGAGATTGAACCTATGGAGCAAATAACCCAGGAAAGCCTTAAACAGGGTTTCCGCAAATATTTTGGAAAGAGGACATGA
- the yhbY gene encoding ribosome assembly RNA-binding protein YhbY produces MGNLKGFQKKYLRGLAHSLKPVVLIGQKGFTDELVKSTDQALDRHELIKIKFNEFKEKEQKAEITEMLCKATKAEVVGAIGHMVILYREQKDPDKKKIVLPE; encoded by the coding sequence ATGGGTAATCTAAAAGGGTTTCAAAAAAAATATCTAAGGGGTCTGGCCCACAGCCTTAAGCCTGTTGTGTTAATCGGCCAGAAGGGTTTTACTGATGAACTTGTAAAGTCCACAGATCAGGCCCTTGACAGGCACGAGCTTATAAAAATAAAGTTCAATGAGTTCAAGGAAAAGGAGCAGAAGGCTGAGATAACAGAGATGCTCTGCAAGGCAACAAAGGCCGAGGTGGTTGGCGCTATAGGCCATATGGTGATCTTATACCGTGAACAAAAAGACCCTGACAAAAAAAAGATAGTGCTTCCTGAATAA
- the bioB gene encoding biotin synthase BioB: MKDTGCYIKLAEGILNGDTPDNQAYLEILSAPDEELLSIMGGADMIRQKYFGMKIHLCTICNGKSGRCSEDCKFCSQSSFSNTSAPVYPVLPKDELLKGGIYAQESPINRYSIVTTGRGLPVRDVEAVIDAMKGLDDNRIKKCVSLGILKDAEMQLIRGAGITRYHHNLETSRSLFAGVCTTHSYDERIETIRSAKRAGMEICAGGILGIGESDEQILELASDIKELGVDSIPLNFLVPIPGTPYGGMSRLTPIKCLKIIAFFRYFLPDKEIIICGGREKNLKELHPLIFYAGASGMMTGNYLTTDGRTLEHDLALLDQMGFGVREK, from the coding sequence ATGAAAGATACTGGATGCTATATAAAACTGGCAGAGGGCATCCTTAATGGTGATACCCCGGACAACCAGGCATACTTGGAAATTCTCTCTGCCCCTGATGAGGAGCTTTTATCCATCATGGGCGGGGCAGATATGATTAGACAAAAATACTTTGGCATGAAGATACACCTCTGCACCATATGCAATGGTAAGTCAGGCAGATGCTCAGAGGACTGCAAATTCTGTTCACAGTCTTCATTTTCAAATACCAGCGCACCTGTGTACCCTGTTTTGCCAAAGGATGAGCTTTTAAAAGGGGGCATCTATGCACAGGAGAGCCCCATAAACAGGTACTCCATTGTTACAACCGGCAGGGGGCTGCCAGTGCGGGATGTAGAGGCAGTTATTGATGCCATGAAGGGCCTTGATGATAATAGGATAAAAAAGTGTGTATCCCTGGGGATACTCAAGGATGCAGAGATGCAGCTTATAAGGGGGGCAGGCATAACAAGGTATCACCACAACCTTGAAACAAGCAGAAGCCTTTTTGCTGGCGTATGCACAACCCACTCCTATGATGAGAGAATAGAGACCATAAGGTCCGCAAAAAGGGCAGGCATGGAAATATGCGCTGGCGGTATCCTGGGTATTGGTGAATCAGATGAGCAGATTCTTGAGCTTGCATCTGATATAAAGGAGCTAGGCGTTGACTCAATACCCCTTAACTTTCTTGTTCCTATTCCTGGCACCCCCTATGGAGGGATGAGCAGGCTTACACCAATTAAATGCCTAAAGATAATCGCCTTTTTCAGATATTTTTTACCGGATAAAGAGATCATCATCTGCGGCGGCAGAGAAAAGAACCTGAAGGAACTGCACCCCCTCATCTTTTATGCGGGCGCAAGCGGGATGATGACAGGTAATTACCTGACCACAGATGGGAGAACCCTTGAACATGACCTTGCACTGCTTGATCAGATGGGGTTTGGGGTAAGGGAGAAATAA